In a single window of the Balaenoptera acutorostrata chromosome 3, mBalAcu1.1, whole genome shotgun sequence genome:
- the LOC102999140 gene encoding torsin-1A-interacting protein 2-like has product MWKMVPVFSDNSHGPDCGQQWFPSLELGHWLYQTELVENECCQVFLDRINRADYCPECYPDNPANRSLVLPWSFPLEGAPQNLTRWTFEKSCHPFLLGPPLVRKRIHDSRVAGFNPALQLILTRTDKTLNKKLGQSK; this is encoded by the exons ATGTGGAAGATG GTCCCAGTGTTCTCAGATAATTCACATGGCCCTGACTGTGGACAGCAATGGTTCCCTAGTTTAGAACTAGGCCATTGGTTGTACCAAACTGAACTGGTTGAGAATGAATGTTGCCAAGTATTCTTAGACCGTATTAACAGAGCTGATTATTGCCCTGAGTGTTATCCTGATAATCCTGCTAATAGAAGCCTTGTTCTTCCTTGGTCTTTCCCACTTGAGGGGGCTCCCCAAAATCTTACCAGGTGGACCTTTGAAAAATCTTGCCACCCATTTCTTCTGGGTCCTCCACTGGTTAGAAAAAGGATACATGACTCTCGAGTTGCTGGTTTTAACCCTGCATTACAGTTAATCCTGACCAGAACAGACAAAACCTTGAACAAAAAACTTGGCCAAAGCAAATAA